The following proteins are encoded in a genomic region of Phycisphaera sp.:
- a CDS encoding ABC transporter ATP-binding protein, whose protein sequence is MLGRRRADAGADAPAIRVSGLEKVYKMGMERVRALDGVDLQINAGEFVAIMGASGSGKSTLMNMLGCLDRPSAGEYELAGIPTRKMSPTRLAKVRNERIGFIFQTFELLPRASAIQNVMLPMIYSKKHLFGARKRAKSALRRVGLGDRMRHRPNQLSGGQRQRVAVARALVNEPAILLADEPTGNLDSHTTTEIIRLFTELHDEGQTIVIVTHEEEVAGYADRIVRLRDGKVFSDMPTDEDPLHTAYLQSIASTAARRAHVSTEEGAPA, encoded by the coding sequence ATGCTGGGCAGACGCCGGGCTGATGCTGGCGCCGACGCGCCAGCCATCCGAGTTTCGGGGCTCGAGAAGGTCTACAAGATGGGCATGGAGCGGGTGCGCGCGCTCGACGGTGTCGACCTGCAGATCAACGCGGGCGAGTTTGTTGCCATCATGGGCGCTTCCGGATCGGGCAAGAGCACGCTCATGAACATGCTGGGCTGCCTCGACCGCCCGAGCGCCGGCGAGTACGAGCTGGCGGGCATCCCCACACGCAAGATGAGCCCCACGCGGCTGGCCAAGGTCCGCAACGAGCGCATCGGGTTTATCTTCCAGACCTTCGAGCTGCTGCCCCGGGCGTCGGCGATCCAGAACGTCATGCTCCCCATGATCTATAGCAAGAAGCACCTGTTTGGCGCGCGCAAGCGTGCGAAGTCGGCACTGCGACGGGTCGGACTGGGAGACCGGATGAGGCACCGGCCCAACCAGCTCTCGGGCGGGCAACGCCAGCGTGTCGCGGTCGCCAGGGCGCTGGTGAACGAGCCGGCGATATTGCTCGCCGATGAGCCCACCGGCAACCTTGACTCGCACACCACGACCGAGATTATCAGGCTCTTCACCGAGTTGCACGACGAGGGCCAAACCATCGTCATCGTGACGCACGAGGAGGAGGTCGCCGGCTACGCCGATCGCATCGTGCGGCTCCGCGACGGGAAGGTGTTCAGCGACATGCCCACCGACGAAGACCCGCTGCACACGGCGTATCTGCAATCCATCGCCAGCACCGCCGCCCGGCGGGCCCACGTGTCGACCGAAGAAGGGGCTCCAGCATGA
- a CDS encoding ABC transporter permease, with protein sequence MILVRLVMQTVVLALGQIWANKVRSLLTTLGIVIGVAAVVATVAAIQGLRGFVLNEFETFGTNKVFIDGSLPQSWRGRISWREVQLKIEEVDGILEHAPSITNISPQWRASARVDYENVVLDSAPIIGIRPQWHDVENRQVTMGRPFNRVDEEQRRYVILVNEQAIEELNLPKTPVGSFLLVGGRRFLIVGVVETLDLSGMFGGGDSRAEFLVPFSTAVILNPSGWLNYATATMESPELADETRAEIDFVLRTMRGLEPDDEATFDIEIAQEYVEQFKSLSAGLIAGATGIVGISLLVGGIGIMNIMLVSVSERTREIGLRKAVGARPLVVLIQFLTEAVVLCLMGGAVGIVIGQGIILLLKQIPDAPLEHANMPVWAIVLAVGFCAITGVVFGVFPAIKAARLDPIVALRHD encoded by the coding sequence ATGATCCTTGTCCGCTTGGTCATGCAGACCGTCGTGCTGGCCCTGGGCCAGATCTGGGCCAACAAGGTGCGCTCGCTGCTCACAACCCTGGGCATTGTCATCGGCGTGGCCGCCGTCGTCGCGACGGTCGCGGCAATCCAGGGCCTGCGGGGCTTCGTGCTCAATGAGTTCGAGACATTCGGGACCAACAAGGTCTTCATCGACGGCAGCCTGCCGCAGAGCTGGAGGGGCAGGATCTCCTGGCGTGAGGTGCAGCTCAAGATCGAGGAGGTCGACGGCATCCTCGAGCATGCCCCGTCGATCACCAATATCAGCCCGCAGTGGCGCGCCTCGGCCCGCGTCGATTATGAGAACGTCGTGCTCGACTCGGCACCCATCATCGGGATCCGGCCTCAGTGGCACGATGTCGAGAACCGGCAGGTCACCATGGGGCGGCCGTTCAACAGGGTGGACGAGGAGCAGCGGCGCTACGTGATCCTCGTCAATGAGCAGGCGATCGAGGAATTGAACCTGCCCAAGACGCCCGTGGGCAGCTTCCTCCTCGTGGGCGGTCGGCGGTTCCTCATCGTGGGCGTGGTCGAGACGCTCGATTTATCCGGCATGTTTGGTGGCGGGGACAGCCGCGCCGAGTTCCTGGTCCCCTTCTCGACGGCGGTGATCCTCAACCCGAGCGGCTGGCTCAACTATGCGACGGCAACCATGGAGAGCCCCGAGCTGGCCGACGAGACCCGCGCCGAGATCGACTTCGTGCTCCGAACCATGCGCGGCCTGGAACCCGACGACGAGGCGACCTTCGACATCGAGATCGCGCAAGAGTACGTCGAGCAATTCAAATCACTCTCGGCCGGGCTCATCGCCGGGGCGACGGGCATCGTGGGCATCAGCCTGCTCGTGGGCGGCATCGGGATCATGAACATCATGCTGGTGTCGGTCTCCGAACGAACGCGCGAGATCGGGTTGCGCAAGGCCGTGGGCGCCCGGCCACTGGTCGTGCTCATCCAGTTCCTCACCGAGGCCGTCGTGCTGTGCCTCATGGGCGGCGCCGTGGGCATTGTCATCGGGCAGGGCATCATCCTGCTGCTCAAGCAGATCCCCGACGCGCCGCTCGAACACGCCAACATGCCCGTGTGGGCCATCGTGCTGGCCGTGGGCTTCTGCGCGATCACCGGCGTCGTCTTTGGTGTGTTCCCGGCCATCAAGGCCGCACGGCTCGACCC
- a CDS encoding efflux RND transporter periplasmic adaptor subunit, with protein sequence MIKTLIVLAIVLITLGVGGAIGVMQMGGPEGIRERFTPEAETTRVVVEDARLSDLRRTINAPGAIEPKQMVQISAEVSARIMALPFVEGDAVREGDVVCRLDSVDLQARLDAAESRVRSQESQLEGARAELELAQLELGRAQELLDTKDIAKTEFDAANTRALQARSSMSVIEAGIEAARADVRAAKRDLENAVIVSPINGRIVNLPMEVGETVLGTFNNQGSLIMEIADLGKMVMQARIDESSVGLVREGQSADVRLLSYGDRVFEGVVERVGLQRRVFTDGTSYVQAEILLEQSEDDLLRTGLTSNADVHVETVRDAIVVPSQAVLDRRVENLPDGIRTSPLVDRLRTFTSVVYVLEGGKARARPVRTGVSDLTDTIILEGIEEGAQVIVGPFRVLRDLEDGNEVEADDTTDDDTENTGDAPAEGAGDAGQTPG encoded by the coding sequence ATGATCAAGACCCTGATCGTGCTCGCGATAGTCCTGATAACCCTGGGTGTCGGGGGGGCTATCGGCGTGATGCAGATGGGCGGCCCCGAGGGCATCCGTGAGCGATTCACACCAGAGGCTGAGACGACCCGGGTGGTCGTGGAGGACGCCCGCCTGAGCGACCTCCGCCGGACGATCAATGCCCCCGGGGCCATCGAGCCCAAACAGATGGTGCAAATCTCGGCGGAAGTGAGTGCCCGGATCATGGCGCTGCCGTTCGTCGAGGGAGACGCCGTGCGGGAGGGCGACGTGGTCTGCCGGCTGGATTCGGTCGACCTGCAGGCCCGGCTGGACGCGGCCGAGTCTCGGGTGCGGTCGCAGGAGTCACAACTGGAAGGCGCCCGGGCCGAGTTGGAACTCGCCCAACTCGAACTCGGGCGGGCGCAAGAACTTCTGGACACCAAGGACATCGCCAAGACCGAGTTCGACGCGGCCAACACGCGAGCGTTGCAGGCGCGGAGCAGCATGTCGGTGATCGAGGCGGGCATCGAGGCCGCCCGGGCCGACGTGCGGGCGGCCAAGCGCGACCTCGAAAACGCGGTCATCGTGAGCCCGATCAACGGGCGCATCGTCAACCTGCCCATGGAAGTGGGCGAGACCGTGCTTGGCACGTTCAATAACCAAGGGTCGCTGATCATGGAGATCGCCGACCTGGGCAAGATGGTCATGCAGGCCCGCATCGACGAGTCGAGCGTGGGCTTGGTGCGCGAGGGGCAATCGGCCGACGTGCGGTTGCTGTCGTACGGTGATCGCGTCTTCGAGGGCGTGGTCGAGCGTGTCGGGCTGCAGCGGCGTGTCTTTACTGACGGCACGAGCTACGTGCAGGCCGAGATCCTGCTCGAGCAGAGCGAGGACGACTTGCTGCGGACCGGGCTGACATCGAACGCCGACGTCCACGTCGAGACCGTGCGCGATGCGATCGTGGTGCCCAGCCAGGCCGTGCTGGATCGTCGCGTGGAGAATCTACCCGATGGCATTCGCACCTCGCCCCTGGTCGATCGCCTGCGCACGTTCACCAGCGTGGTGTATGTGCTCGAGGGTGGCAAGGCCCGGGCCCGCCCGGTGCGCACGGGCGTGAGCGACCTCACCGACACGATCATCCTCGAAGGCATCGAGGAAGGCGCCCAGGTCATCGTCGGGCCGTTCCGTGTGCTCCGCGACCTCGAGGACGGCAACGAAGTCGAGGCCGACGACACCACGGACGACGATACCGAAAACACCGGCGACGCACCCGCCGAAGGAGCCGGCGATGCTGGGCAGACGCCGGGCTGA